A portion of the uncultured Draconibacterium sp. genome contains these proteins:
- a CDS encoding O-antigen ligase family protein, translated as MKNYFTELINSNLFFLSLILFVLVLPLSVALISVVGALVLLTAVLEDTRKEKWERIKQRKIILLIPLIFLLYLISTFFTLQYNKSFYDVQKTLFYLVFPLAFSMGKTINSRQKRFVLYTLTVSSLVAIVIAVFRWKFIVLGDESLTVRDITLVSHIRFGFQIILVIWFWALFLVSNRKELNKAKSLLILLLITIFTGFLLFQQSLTGIIALVTSSVLFLYYLTTRIASKQKITIAIVFVGLMLAPLIYLYSVVNKFYDIEKVDPTNIEEFTTNGNSYTHDFSKKLVENGHYVNLYISKKELKEEWNKVAEVKYDSIGINGYPIKATLIRYLTSKGLRKDAEGVKALTAKDIENIESGMANVIYQKKYSLYPRIYQTVWEYYVYSQTGYANNQSLSQRIEFAKAAITIIKENWLFGVGTGQWKTAFAEAFKKNGAKIEESNYASSHNQYLNYMVKFGVFGFLFIMFILIYPVVKTKRYHDELLMLFLTFMFFANFADSNLETHIGSSFFFFFYCFFLTGPKSYLLNTTSSEK; from the coding sequence ATGAAGAATTACTTTACCGAGCTGATAAACTCAAATTTATTTTTTTTATCGCTAATTCTTTTTGTACTCGTACTTCCGCTTTCTGTAGCATTAATTTCGGTTGTTGGGGCATTGGTGTTGCTTACAGCTGTTTTAGAAGATACGCGAAAAGAAAAATGGGAGCGAATAAAGCAACGGAAGATAATTCTTTTAATACCGCTAATTTTTTTACTGTACTTAATAAGTACCTTTTTTACTTTACAATACAATAAGTCGTTCTACGATGTTCAAAAAACACTTTTTTACCTGGTGTTTCCTTTGGCATTTAGTATGGGAAAAACTATCAATTCGAGACAAAAACGTTTCGTTTTGTATACATTGACCGTGTCAAGCCTGGTGGCTATAGTTATTGCTGTTTTCCGATGGAAATTTATTGTTCTTGGTGATGAAAGCCTTACAGTGCGCGATATAACTTTGGTTTCTCATATCCGGTTCGGCTTTCAAATCATTTTAGTCATCTGGTTTTGGGCACTATTTCTGGTATCAAACAGAAAGGAGTTAAACAAGGCAAAATCACTGCTTATTCTTTTATTGATTACCATTTTTACAGGTTTCCTATTGTTCCAGCAATCTTTAACAGGAATAATAGCATTAGTAACAAGTAGTGTTCTTTTTCTTTATTACCTTACTACAAGAATAGCTTCGAAACAGAAAATTACAATAGCTATTGTTTTTGTAGGTTTAATGTTGGCACCTCTTATTTATTTATATAGTGTTGTCAATAAATTTTATGATATTGAAAAGGTCGATCCAACAAACATTGAAGAGTTTACAACAAACGGAAATTCATATACACATGATTTTTCGAAAAAGCTGGTAGAAAACGGTCACTATGTAAACTTATACATCAGCAAAAAAGAATTAAAAGAAGAGTGGAATAAAGTAGCAGAAGTTAAATACGATTCGATAGGTATAAATGGTTATCCGATTAAAGCAACGCTGATTCGTTATTTAACATCGAAAGGATTACGAAAAGACGCTGAAGGAGTGAAAGCGCTGACGGCAAAAGATATTGAAAATATTGAAAGTGGAATGGCCAATGTAATCTATCAGAAGAAATACTCTTTATATCCGCGCATTTATCAAACAGTATGGGAATACTATGTTTACTCGCAAACCGGTTATGCCAATAATCAGTCTTTATCGCAACGAATTGAATTTGCAAAAGCAGCCATTACGATAATTAAAGAGAATTGGTTGTTTGGAGTTGGAACAGGCCAATGGAAAACGGCTTTTGCTGAAGCATTTAAAAAGAATGGGGCAAAAATTGAGGAGAGTAATTATGCATCCTCGCACAATCAGTACTTAAATTACATGGTTAAATTTGGTGTTTTTGGTTTCCTTTTTATCATGTTTATTCTCATTTATCCGGTAGTAAAAACAAAACGTTATCACGATGAGTTATTGATGCTATTTTTAACTTTTATGTTTTTTGCCAACTTTGCCGATTCAAATCTCGAAACACATATAGGTAGTTCATTCTTCTTCTTTTTTTATTGTTTCTTTTTAACTGGGCCCAAAAGTTACCTGCTTAACACTACTTCCAGCGAGAAATAA
- a CDS encoding superoxide dismutase — MERRKFIYAVGTAALAAPLASSLVACASESENFEGHTFPELAYAYDALEPYIDAETMELHYSKHHKGYFTKFMSAAEGTDLLNTPMEKIFAGISKQPEGIRNNGGGYYNHALFWENMTPQQSEIPADLKTAIENKFGTFEDFKGEFSTAAKTRFGSGWAWLLVDENGTLKVSSTPNQDNPLMDIAEVKGTPLLALDVWEHAYYLNYQNKRGDYINNFWKVVNWEVVNNRFKKATV; from the coding sequence ATGGAAAGAAGGAAATTTATATATGCTGTTGGGACAGCTGCTCTGGCAGCACCACTTGCAAGTAGTTTGGTAGCATGTGCCAGCGAATCTGAAAATTTTGAAGGACATACGTTCCCAGAGCTCGCGTACGCTTATGACGCGTTGGAGCCATACATTGACGCTGAAACAATGGAGCTTCATTACTCTAAACATCACAAAGGCTATTTTACTAAATTCATGTCTGCTGCAGAGGGAACAGACTTGTTAAATACTCCAATGGAAAAGATTTTTGCCGGAATAAGTAAACAACCCGAAGGCATAAGAAACAATGGAGGTGGCTATTATAATCACGCATTATTTTGGGAAAATATGACTCCGCAACAAAGTGAAATTCCAGCAGATTTAAAAACCGCAATTGAAAATAAATTTGGAACTTTTGAAGACTTCAAGGGAGAATTTTCGACTGCAGCCAAAACACGTTTTGGTAGTGGTTGGGCATGGTTACTTGTTGATGAAAACGGAACTTTAAAGGTAAGTTCAACACCAAATCAGGATAATCCGTTAATGGATATTGCAGAAGTTAAAGGTACCCCACTATTAGCTCTTGATGTTTGGGAGCATGCTTATTATCTTAATTATCAGAATAAACGTGGCGACTACATTAACAATTTCTGGAAGGTAGTAAACTGGGAAGTTGTTAATAATCGTTTCAAGAAAGCAACGGTTTAA
- a CDS encoding F420-dependent NADP oxidoreductase: MSLKLCFIGAGNLATRLAITFSKVGFEIVQVYSRTEDSAKSLAKKLQTEYTTQTSFLVKDADIYVVALKDSAVDKVLRQINIGNKLLVHCSGSLPMNVLSAYTENYGVFYPMQTFTKKREVDFKSIPIFIEASSSGNLQVLNNLAHEISESVTVLDSEKRKSLHIAAVFACNFANHCYAMAAKYIESKELPFEILRPLILETAQKVQELHPKDAQTGPAIRFDENIINSHLKQLEEMPGMQELYNSISKSIFEHHQEKE, from the coding sequence ATGAGCCTTAAATTATGTTTTATCGGCGCCGGAAATCTTGCTACTCGTTTAGCAATAACTTTTTCCAAAGTAGGATTTGAAATCGTGCAGGTATACAGTCGTACGGAAGATTCTGCAAAATCGCTTGCCAAAAAGCTGCAAACAGAATACACCACACAAACATCGTTCTTGGTAAAAGATGCCGATATTTATGTTGTTGCATTAAAAGATTCGGCGGTTGATAAAGTGTTGCGCCAGATTAACATTGGTAATAAATTGTTGGTACATTGTTCCGGAAGTTTACCAATGAATGTTTTGAGTGCTTATACTGAAAATTATGGCGTTTTCTATCCCATGCAAACATTTACAAAAAAACGCGAGGTTGATTTTAAAAGTATCCCAATTTTTATTGAAGCAAGTTCATCGGGTAATCTACAGGTATTAAATAATCTTGCACACGAAATTTCGGAGTCGGTAACTGTTTTAGATTCCGAAAAACGAAAGAGTCTGCACATCGCTGCCGTATTTGCATGCAATTTTGCCAACCACTGTTATGCTATGGCTGCCAAATATATAGAAAGCAAGGAATTACCGTTTGAAATTCTTCGGCCACTTATTCTGGAAACAGCTCAAAAGGTGCAAGAGCTACATCCTAAAGACGCCCAAACTGGTCCTGCAATTCGATTTGATGAAAACATCATAAATTCCCATTTAAAGCAATTGGAAGAAATGCCCGGCATGCAAGAATTGTACAATTCAATTTCAAAGAGTATTTTTGAGCATCACCAGGAAAAAGAATAA
- a CDS encoding HAD-IIIA family hydrolase has translation MSFFKEELTRVKAFIFDVDGVLSKDVSPINEDGDPIRTANVKDGFAIRSAIKAGYPIAIITGGYIERVRLRYEKLGVEHFYDKARDKVACLNDFLDKVKITPEDVLFMGDDLVDYRVMKTVGLPTCPKDAVSDIKEISKYISDKNGGEGCVRDVIEQALKAQHKWFTSEMLNSRAF, from the coding sequence ATGTCGTTTTTTAAAGAAGAACTTACCCGGGTAAAAGCCTTTATATTTGATGTTGACGGAGTATTGTCGAAAGATGTATCACCGATCAATGAAGATGGCGATCCGATTAGAACAGCGAATGTAAAAGATGGTTTTGCCATACGGAGTGCTATTAAAGCCGGTTATCCTATAGCCATTATCACCGGCGGTTATATCGAGCGCGTTCGTTTGCGTTATGAAAAACTGGGTGTTGAGCACTTTTACGATAAAGCCAGAGATAAAGTAGCTTGCCTCAATGATTTTCTGGACAAAGTGAAAATAACACCTGAAGATGTACTGTTTATGGGCGACGATTTGGTAGATTATCGAGTAATGAAAACTGTTGGGCTACCAACTTGCCCGAAAGATGCAGTAAGCGATATAAAAGAGATATCGAAATACATTTCGGATAAAAATGGTGGCGAGGGTTGTGTTCGCGATGTAATTGAACAGGCTTTAAAAGCACAGCACAAGTGGTTTACGTCTGAAATGCTAAACTCAAGGGCGTTTTAA
- a CDS encoding Maf family nucleotide pyrophosphatase, translated as MDWIPDYKYILASKSPRRQELLKSLGIDFEVKTKEVDESYPMDLSPNKIPEYLAEKKAGAFSDELKAFELLITADTIVILNDQVLEKPTDYDHAFTMLKALSGKMHQVITGVCLSSVKKSVAFSSLTNVLFKELTEMEIEYYIKNFKPFDKAGAYGIQEWIGSIGITHIEGSFYNVMGLPLQKLYEEIQKF; from the coding sequence ATGGACTGGATACCCGATTATAAATATATACTGGCATCGAAATCACCCCGTCGGCAAGAGCTCCTAAAATCATTAGGAATCGATTTTGAAGTGAAAACCAAAGAGGTTGACGAGTCGTATCCGATGGATTTATCGCCTAATAAAATTCCGGAATACCTGGCAGAGAAAAAGGCAGGTGCTTTTTCCGATGAATTGAAAGCATTCGAATTGTTGATAACCGCCGACACTATCGTAATTTTAAATGATCAGGTACTTGAAAAGCCTACAGATTACGACCATGCATTTACCATGCTGAAAGCGTTAAGCGGCAAAATGCACCAGGTAATAACAGGTGTTTGTTTGAGTTCAGTAAAAAAATCAGTCGCATTTTCATCGCTTACCAATGTGCTTTTCAAAGAATTAACCGAAATGGAAATTGAATACTACATCAAAAACTTCAAACCATTCGATAAGGCCGGTGCATATGGTATTCAGGAGTGGATTGGATCGATCGGTATAACGCATATCGAGGGATCATTTTACAACGTAATGGGACTGCCACTTCAAAAATTATACGAGGAAATTCAAAAATTTTAA
- a CDS encoding substrate-binding domain-containing protein — translation MNYRITLLILIFLTGLFFTGCDQKDDAVEVGFLIHAFDKERWENDRDYFVENVEELGGTVKVMDAQNDADKQLAQAKELLANGVDVLVVVPVDQFAAGAIVEAAHAQGVKVISYDRLIKNCKLDFYVSTDNVEVGALQASYLATIQPKGKYALIGGAMSDNNSQLLYLGQRNVLQPLVERGDIEIVYNEFTEAWNEDEGYQQCKTLLKAHPDVDAIIAGNDELAMGVIRAIHEAGKDGDILVAGMDADLRNLREIVAGHQTCTVYKPYEKLAATAADLAMKLARGENGERTYQTVSNGELLVPTVFHTGMIVNKENLELTVISEGYQREEEVFN, via the coding sequence ATGAATTACAGGATAACATTACTCATTTTAATTTTTCTTACCGGTTTATTCTTTACAGGATGTGATCAAAAGGACGATGCTGTTGAAGTTGGATTCCTGATTCATGCATTTGATAAAGAACGGTGGGAAAACGACCGGGACTACTTCGTAGAGAATGTTGAGGAGCTCGGAGGAACCGTAAAAGTTATGGATGCCCAAAATGATGCCGATAAACAATTGGCTCAGGCAAAAGAACTGCTCGCCAACGGTGTTGACGTGTTAGTGGTTGTACCTGTTGATCAGTTTGCAGCGGGCGCTATTGTTGAAGCTGCACATGCTCAGGGAGTAAAAGTAATTTCGTACGACCGCTTAATAAAAAATTGTAAGCTCGATTTTTATGTGTCCACTGATAATGTTGAGGTCGGAGCTTTACAGGCCAGCTATTTAGCAACCATACAACCTAAGGGGAAATACGCATTAATTGGTGGCGCAATGAGCGACAACAATAGTCAGTTGCTCTATCTTGGCCAACGAAATGTGTTACAACCACTGGTTGAACGAGGTGATATTGAAATAGTGTACAATGAGTTTACCGAAGCGTGGAACGAAGATGAAGGCTACCAGCAATGTAAGACTCTGCTGAAAGCGCATCCCGATGTTGACGCAATTATTGCAGGTAATGATGAACTGGCAATGGGAGTAATACGAGCGATTCATGAGGCCGGAAAGGATGGAGATATTTTGGTAGCCGGAATGGATGCCGATTTACGAAACCTTCGCGAAATTGTTGCCGGCCATCAAACCTGTACGGTATATAAACCATACGAAAAACTTGCTGCCACCGCTGCCGACCTGGCGATGAAATTGGCGCGTGGAGAAAATGGGGAAAGAACATATCAAACAGTTAGTAACGGGGAACTTTTGGTACCTACAGTTTTTCATACCGGAATGATTGTTAATAAAGAAAACCTCGAGTTAACAGTTATTTCAGAAGGTTACCAACGAGAGGAAGAGGTTTTTAATTAG
- a CDS encoding FAD-binding oxidoreductase, with product MKKHKVTQVRHLTDSTFVIRFERNGMEFQTGQFVLLGTKGAVDRREYSIYSGEHDDYLEVLIREVDGGKVSSKLKKLKAGELVDVDGPFGFFKFDPQSFQVQKFLFIATGTGISPFHSFVKTHPQLNYKMVHGVRKTEEAYDHNDFKEERVTLCASGEKGGDFSGRVTEFLKTETIDENTNCFLCGNSEMIYEVFDILSEKGIPTSNIYTEVYF from the coding sequence TTGAAGAAACATAAAGTAACACAGGTCAGGCATTTAACCGATTCAACATTTGTAATCAGGTTCGAGCGAAATGGTATGGAATTCCAAACCGGGCAATTTGTTTTGCTTGGAACAAAAGGTGCGGTAGATCGACGCGAATACTCCATATATAGTGGAGAACACGACGATTACCTGGAAGTTTTGATTCGCGAAGTAGATGGAGGAAAGGTTTCATCGAAATTAAAAAAACTAAAAGCCGGCGAATTGGTTGATGTGGATGGACCGTTTGGATTTTTTAAGTTCGATCCGCAAAGTTTTCAGGTGCAAAAATTTTTGTTCATAGCAACCGGAACAGGAATTAGCCCGTTTCATAGTTTTGTGAAAACCCATCCGCAATTGAATTATAAAATGGTACACGGCGTGCGAAAAACAGAAGAAGCTTACGATCATAACGATTTTAAAGAAGAAAGGGTAACTTTGTGCGCTTCGGGAGAAAAGGGTGGCGACTTTAGCGGAAGGGTAACCGAATTTTTAAAGACCGAAACAATAGATGAAAATACAAACTGTTTTCTTTGCGGGAACAGCGAAATGATTTATGAAGTATTCGATATTTTGTCGGAAAAAGGAATTCCAACATCGAACATTTATACCGAAGTATACTTTTAA
- the miaB gene encoding tRNA (N6-isopentenyl adenosine(37)-C2)-methylthiotransferase MiaB: protein MKYHVVTLGCQMNMSDSERVISVLDKAGYEWTDNEEEAGVIGILACSVRQKAIDKVYSRIHKWNKWKNNKNLVTFISGCILPDDHEKFLKLFDITFQMKDLPELPKMISSYGITTPTHLNVGIDPHNENIEDFWNVQPHYQSNFEAFIPIQNGCDKFCTYCAVPYTRGREVSRPSKDIIAEVALLVAQGYKSITLLGQNVNSYGLDKKGEELTFPQLLREIGELGKRLNKEFWLYFTSPHPRDMTDEVIEVIAEYPVLGKQIHLPMQSGDDKVLMRMNRKHNMEKYRHIVETIRRIIPQATLFTDVIVGFTGETEEQFENTRKAFDEFKFNMSYTAIYSPRPGATSHRWVDDVPLEEKKRRLHQLTEDLRKHNLPYNESLIGQTVRVLVRGEDRKEGFLTSYTEGKLTIRFACADKSMIGQFADIKITSASDFSLEGELVEVAASC from the coding sequence ATGAAATATCATGTAGTAACCTTAGGGTGTCAGATGAATATGTCGGATAGCGAGCGGGTAATCTCGGTGCTTGACAAAGCCGGATACGAGTGGACCGACAACGAGGAGGAGGCAGGAGTGATTGGTATTCTGGCGTGCTCAGTACGTCAAAAAGCCATCGATAAAGTTTATTCACGAATTCATAAATGGAATAAGTGGAAAAACAACAAAAACCTGGTTACGTTTATTTCGGGTTGTATTTTACCCGACGATCATGAAAAGTTCTTGAAACTTTTTGATATTACTTTTCAGATGAAGGATTTGCCCGAACTGCCCAAAATGATCAGCAGTTACGGCATTACAACACCAACGCATTTGAATGTGGGTATCGATCCTCATAACGAGAATATCGAAGACTTCTGGAACGTGCAACCACATTACCAGTCGAATTTCGAGGCGTTTATTCCAATCCAAAACGGATGTGATAAATTCTGTACATACTGCGCAGTGCCTTATACACGTGGTCGTGAAGTTTCGCGCCCATCAAAAGATATTATTGCCGAAGTAGCATTATTGGTAGCGCAAGGTTATAAATCGATAACATTACTGGGGCAAAACGTAAATTCATACGGTCTGGATAAAAAAGGAGAGGAGCTGACTTTTCCTCAATTGTTACGCGAGATTGGAGAACTGGGAAAACGCCTTAATAAAGAATTCTGGTTGTACTTTACTTCACCGCACCCGCGCGATATGACGGACGAAGTGATTGAGGTAATTGCCGAGTATCCGGTTTTGGGAAAACAGATACACCTGCCCATGCAAAGTGGCGACGATAAGGTGTTGATGCGTATGAACCGCAAACACAACATGGAAAAGTACCGCCATATTGTAGAAACAATTCGTCGTATTATTCCACAAGCAACATTGTTTACGGATGTGATTGTAGGATTTACTGGCGAAACAGAAGAACAGTTTGAAAATACACGTAAGGCATTCGACGAATTTAAATTCAATATGTCGTATACCGCCATTTATTCTCCACGTCCGGGAGCTACAAGTCACCGTTGGGTTGATGATGTGCCGCTTGAGGAGAAAAAGCGTCGTTTGCATCAACTAACCGAGGATTTGCGAAAGCACAATTTGCCGTATAACGAAAGTTTAATCGGGCAAACAGTTCGTGTTTTGGTGCGTGGCGAGGACCGCAAGGAAGGATTCCTTACATCGTATACCGAAGGTAAATTGACAATACGCTTTGCCTGTGCCGACAAATCAATGATTGGGCAGTTTGCCGATATTAAAATTACATCAGCATCCGACTTTTCGCTTGAAGGCGAACTGGTGGAAGTTGCAGCTAGCTGTTAG
- a CDS encoding prolyl oligopeptidase family serine peptidase → MNKKLFQILFYFSFIAFVFVSCDEMEDVPTPVSGNEYFIEADLQFTIPKAVIDFTIAAGSLEYPELSEIGNLVQSGIEVYKITYKTTFDDNPVTASGVVAIPDVDGEYPILSYQNGTNTEHSNAPSVDSDNELFRILEMMGSTGFIISLPDYLGFGESDDMFHPYLHRESTVQSVTDMLKAVREFIDGEDGISLSNDLYLAGYSQGGWATMQVQQAIEADASFPLNLKASACSAGPYNLETLNEYVVDQNEYQQPYFLAYIFNSYIQLGLTTPINTVFQEPYADKILTMFDGQTSGSGLNAELTTTIADLFTPEYLSGWNTDTEYAEVRLMLEENSVPNFVPQVPTMLMHGTADTYVPPIVAEEKYTEFISGGASPSQVLYVPLEGLDHTGGIFPAGLASILWFLEMENGAL, encoded by the coding sequence ATGAACAAGAAACTATTTCAAATTCTATTTTACTTTTCATTCATCGCATTCGTTTTTGTTTCGTGCGACGAAATGGAAGATGTGCCAACTCCGGTAAGCGGAAATGAATATTTTATTGAAGCAGATTTGCAGTTTACAATTCCAAAAGCCGTAATTGATTTTACGATAGCGGCAGGAAGCCTTGAATATCCTGAGTTATCTGAAATAGGTAATCTTGTGCAATCGGGAATTGAAGTTTATAAAATCACCTACAAAACTACTTTTGATGATAATCCGGTAACGGCCTCGGGAGTGGTGGCAATACCTGATGTTGATGGAGAATATCCGATTTTAAGTTACCAAAACGGTACCAACACTGAACACAGCAATGCTCCAAGCGTTGATTCGGATAATGAGTTATTCAGGATTTTGGAAATGATGGGATCAACAGGATTCATTATTTCATTACCCGATTACCTCGGATTTGGAGAATCTGATGATATGTTTCACCCGTATTTGCATCGCGAGTCAACAGTACAAAGTGTTACCGATATGCTAAAAGCGGTGCGTGAGTTTATTGACGGCGAAGATGGAATTTCGTTAAGCAACGATTTATACCTGGCAGGGTACTCGCAAGGAGGTTGGGCTACCATGCAGGTTCAGCAAGCTATTGAAGCAGATGCCTCTTTTCCATTGAACCTGAAAGCAAGTGCTTGCAGTGCCGGCCCATACAATTTAGAAACACTTAACGAGTATGTTGTAGATCAAAATGAATATCAACAGCCTTATTTTCTGGCTTATATTTTTAACAGCTACATCCAACTGGGACTTACAACACCTATAAATACCGTTTTTCAAGAGCCTTATGCCGACAAAATTTTAACAATGTTTGATGGTCAAACTTCAGGATCCGGCCTAAATGCAGAGTTAACTACCACTATTGCTGATTTGTTTACGCCCGAATATTTAAGTGGATGGAACACAGATACCGAATATGCTGAAGTACGTTTGATGCTTGAAGAAAATAGTGTTCCCAACTTTGTGCCACAAGTGCCAACTATGCTAATGCACGGAACCGCCGACACTTATGTTCCGCCAATTGTTGCCGAAGAGAAATATACTGAATTTATTTCTGGAGGAGCATCACCTTCCCAGGTTCTTTATGTTCCACTTGAAGGACTCGACCATACCGGGGGAATTTTTCCGGCCGGATTGGCATCCATACTGTGGTTTCTTGAAATGGAGAACGGAGCGTTGTAA
- a CDS encoding ThuA domain-containing protein, translating to MIKSVLLTIICSFAIGVLAQPVKVMLVTGGHSYDTLQFSQLFDGMTEIEYEHIEQPEANNKIANGGADEFDVLVFYDMWNTISPEQKAAYIRLTKQGKPFLFLHHALASYQNWKAYEELLGGRYVEQNKNINEEEWSEYEHDVWVYCTVENFTPVTAGFRELRFFDEVYSNIRISDKVKPLLRTRHPKSTDFVAWENKFNASTIVYIQAGHDKRTYENEEYQKLLSQAIQYLNTFNN from the coding sequence ATGATAAAATCCGTGCTTCTAACTATTATCTGCTCCTTTGCAATTGGGGTATTGGCGCAACCTGTTAAAGTAATGTTGGTAACCGGAGGACATAGCTACGATACGCTTCAGTTTTCTCAACTATTTGATGGAATGACAGAAATTGAGTATGAACATATTGAACAACCTGAAGCGAATAATAAAATTGCCAACGGTGGTGCCGATGAATTTGATGTGCTCGTTTTTTACGACATGTGGAATACAATATCACCGGAGCAAAAGGCAGCATATATTCGTTTAACGAAGCAGGGAAAACCGTTCTTGTTTTTGCATCACGCACTTGCTTCTTACCAAAACTGGAAAGCGTATGAAGAGTTGCTTGGTGGGCGTTATGTTGAGCAAAATAAGAATATTAATGAAGAAGAATGGTCGGAATATGAGCATGATGTTTGGGTGTATTGCACGGTTGAAAACTTTACTCCTGTTACAGCCGGATTTCGTGAATTACGTTTTTTCGACGAGGTTTACTCAAACATCAGGATTTCGGACAAGGTGAAACCTTTGTTGCGGACAAGGCATCCAAAAAGTACCGATTTTGTCGCTTGGGAAAATAAATTCAATGCTTCAACAATTGTATATATTCAGGCAGGGCACGATAAGCGTACTTACGAAAACGAAGAATACCAAAAGCTGTTATCGCAGGCTATTCAATATCTGAATACTTTCAATAATTAG